A window of the Butyricimonas faecalis genome harbors these coding sequences:
- a CDS encoding DUF4876 domain-containing protein — translation MKTYHILTLLVVFLFTGCLEEEKMSIGARIKVNMPEGYEDISPEGIDVKLYSTTSGLTYTSQCDASGIATFNAEYGFYEAVAQHRERGENTIDIFNGRMERIVLNENTKDGDTYTINLSHAKLQQLIIKEIYYASCKNDDNKNYGKDAYMSIYNNSDEVAYLDSLCIGSVYPPTSNSSSNFTNQDGSLWDEMPLFMMAWQFPGTGKDYPLQPGEETIIAVNAINHVDIASQSVDLSNIDFAFWDMRLTAASTPSQGVEPLKMIGYTQGTSYSISLPGPAMVIFKIPTSVAISAQAYGDDPENFKPDPTKTSGQKYLMIHKDWVIDGVECVASASKANKRIPNNIDAGFTYMPANYLGNSVHRKVDEIIDGRIIYMDTNNSSEDFEVVPNTLKNR, via the coding sequence ATGAAAACATATCATATACTTACACTTCTGGTTGTATTCCTTTTCACGGGATGCTTGGAAGAAGAAAAAATGAGTATCGGAGCCCGAATCAAGGTGAACATGCCGGAAGGTTATGAGGATATAAGCCCGGAAGGGATTGATGTGAAATTATACAGTACGACTTCCGGACTAACTTACACAAGCCAATGTGACGCCTCCGGAATCGCAACATTCAACGCAGAATACGGTTTCTACGAGGCAGTAGCCCAACACCGGGAAAGAGGAGAAAATACGATCGACATCTTTAACGGGAGAATGGAACGAATCGTATTAAATGAAAACACAAAAGATGGGGATACTTACACGATAAATTTGAGCCATGCCAAATTACAGCAGCTAATCATCAAAGAGATTTACTATGCCTCTTGTAAAAATGATGACAATAAAAACTATGGGAAAGACGCTTACATGTCTATCTACAACAATTCCGATGAAGTCGCTTACCTGGACAGTCTGTGCATAGGAAGCGTATATCCACCTACGAGCAACAGTTCTAGTAACTTCACCAATCAGGACGGAAGTTTATGGGATGAAATGCCTTTATTCATGATGGCATGGCAATTCCCCGGAACAGGCAAAGACTACCCGTTACAACCCGGAGAAGAAACAATTATCGCAGTCAATGCCATCAACCATGTGGATATTGCTTCGCAATCCGTAGATCTTTCCAATATAGATTTTGCATTCTGGGATATGCGGTTAACAGCAGCATCCACTCCCTCACAGGGTGTTGAACCCTTAAAGATGATCGGTTATACCCAAGGTACGTCATATAGCATCAGTTTACCAGGACCGGCTATGGTAATTTTCAAAATTCCGACATCCGTAGCCATCAGTGCACAAGCCTATGGTGATGATCCAGAAAACTTTAAACCAGACCCAACAAAAACTTCTGGCCAAAAATACCTGATGATACACAAAGATTGGGTAATTGATGGAGTTGAATGCGTAGCGAGTGCCAGTAAAGCAAACAAGCGAATCCCGAATAACATCGATGCCGGATTCACCTATATGCCAGCGAATTATCTGGGTAATTCTGTTCACCGAAAAGTAGATGAAATTATCGATGGTAGAATCATATACATGGACACCAACAATTCCAGCGAGGATTTCGAAGTAGTTCCGAACACATTAAAAAACAGATAG
- a CDS encoding TonB-dependent receptor — MSLKKLFFLSTVIFLIGQIDLYAQSEKVSLSGTIQDAKSGETLPFVVVNIKDLNLWTTSDINGKFSFKDVKKGEYTLTASCLGYKDYEMKINLSKNIEKYILKLEEQTLALKEVTVTATAGNKLSSSSSIKKAALEHVQASSIVDVMQLLPGALTVNPNLNDISKLTIRDVTGKDATNAFGTAVIVDGARMSNDANMQMTSTALSNQGISTSAGTGIDARQIAVDNIESIEVIRGIASAEYGDLNSGAVIVKTKAGKSPLEVRFKTDPKIKQVYAGKGFALGENKGFLNIDADYVQSQNDIRTPAKSYNRLTAQIGYSNVFNPQGKAFSLNAKFKGLTTLDKQKSDPDKQSEEKTKVENQEISLNIYGNWMVNKAWLTSLKYTVAGSLGRQYNWDHEQHTTVGAATTNAMESGEHVAGFLPYEYYSDLKIEGKPVYAQAKLTANISGKYGIFYNNFMLGGEWSTKGNEGKGKSFDPSNPPSQNIRPRSFKDIPYINEYSGFIEDKVKIEIGKRSIELSAGSRFTKIDTKGADFDVIVDPRFNARLTLLENRWNKKGWESLSIRLGWGIQHKMPTLAYLYPDPAYIDKASFSFKDDANNRKLAVITTNVFETDNDHLKIPKSNNFEIGVDFKVFNINANLAYFKEKLTHGYNQANYAVPYQYREYNYSSSLTNPEYVNGEVVENGTPVGYRILKTFGLFQRPDNGITTDKWGIEYSFDFGKIEAIMTSILVDGAFFHTKTFDNSLKMNHETRYINNEPYPYVGLYVGGTNVGNGNLYQRLNTNVRLVTHIPQLRLVFTLGAQCVWMDKSKALSKYQGQCLAYMKDNDGNIIEGDVEKDKTYNKYINPVAYMDRDGAIHPFTETEANDPVFQHMIKSDKSTYFVEDSLDPYFMLNLRMTKEIGKLASLSFYANNFTNAKPWRYYKSSGSDFRVNSDISFGAEISLKF, encoded by the coding sequence ATGAGTTTGAAAAAATTGTTTTTTTTAAGCACGGTTATCTTTTTGATCGGGCAGATAGACTTGTATGCCCAATCTGAAAAGGTCAGCCTATCCGGAACCATACAAGACGCGAAATCCGGTGAAACACTTCCCTTTGTAGTGGTCAATATCAAGGACTTAAATCTATGGACCACTTCTGACATCAACGGAAAATTTTCTTTCAAAGACGTAAAAAAAGGCGAATATACCTTAACCGCTTCCTGCCTTGGGTACAAAGATTATGAAATGAAAATTAATCTAAGCAAAAATATTGAAAAATATATCCTAAAACTAGAGGAACAAACCCTGGCACTAAAAGAAGTCACCGTGACAGCGACAGCTGGAAACAAACTTAGCAGTTCTTCTTCCATTAAAAAAGCGGCATTGGAACACGTACAGGCTTCCAGTATCGTGGACGTGATGCAATTATTACCGGGAGCATTGACCGTTAATCCGAACTTAAACGATATCTCGAAACTGACTATTCGCGATGTCACGGGAAAAGATGCCACCAACGCTTTCGGAACTGCCGTGATCGTTGACGGAGCACGTATGTCAAATGATGCAAACATGCAAATGACCTCCACTGCCCTATCCAATCAAGGCATAAGCACTTCGGCCGGAACCGGAATCGATGCCCGTCAGATCGCCGTGGACAACATCGAGTCGATCGAAGTTATCCGGGGAATCGCTTCTGCAGAATACGGAGACTTGAACTCGGGAGCCGTGATCGTCAAAACAAAGGCCGGGAAATCACCCCTGGAGGTACGTTTCAAGACAGACCCGAAAATCAAACAGGTTTATGCGGGCAAAGGTTTTGCCTTGGGAGAAAATAAAGGATTTTTAAATATTGACGCCGATTACGTGCAATCACAGAATGACATTCGAACTCCGGCAAAATCCTATAACCGTTTGACCGCACAAATCGGTTACTCCAACGTGTTCAATCCACAGGGGAAAGCTTTCAGTTTGAATGCCAAATTTAAAGGTCTGACCACGTTAGACAAACAAAAAAGTGACCCGGATAAGCAATCCGAAGAAAAGACAAAAGTTGAAAATCAGGAAATCAGTTTGAATATCTACGGAAACTGGATGGTAAACAAAGCTTGGTTAACCAGTCTGAAATACACCGTAGCCGGATCCCTTGGGAGACAATATAACTGGGACCACGAACAACATACAACAGTCGGGGCTGCCACTACGAACGCCATGGAATCCGGGGAACATGTGGCCGGTTTCCTGCCTTATGAATACTATAGCGATTTGAAGATCGAGGGAAAACCCGTTTACGCGCAAGCCAAACTAACAGCCAATATCTCCGGGAAATACGGAATATTCTATAATAACTTCATGCTAGGAGGTGAATGGAGTACCAAAGGAAATGAAGGAAAAGGAAAAAGTTTTGACCCAAGCAATCCTCCCTCACAAAACATTCGTCCCCGTTCATTCAAAGACATTCCCTATATCAATGAATACAGCGGTTTCATCGAAGATAAAGTAAAAATTGAAATAGGCAAAAGATCAATAGAACTTTCTGCCGGAAGCCGATTCACCAAGATTGACACGAAAGGAGCAGATTTTGACGTGATCGTGGACCCGCGTTTCAATGCCCGACTAACGTTATTAGAAAATCGCTGGAACAAGAAAGGCTGGGAAAGCTTAAGCATTCGTCTAGGATGGGGAATTCAGCATAAAATGCCGACTTTGGCCTACCTGTACCCGGATCCGGCTTATATAGACAAAGCCAGCTTCTCGTTCAAAGACGATGCCAATAATCGTAAATTGGCCGTGATCACCACGAATGTATTCGAAACGGACAACGATCATTTGAAAATCCCCAAAAGTAACAACTTCGAAATCGGGGTAGACTTCAAAGTATTCAATATTAATGCCAACTTAGCTTACTTCAAAGAGAAGTTGACCCATGGATACAACCAAGCCAACTATGCCGTTCCCTATCAATACCGGGAATATAACTACAGTTCCAGCTTGACCAATCCGGAATACGTGAACGGAGAAGTCGTGGAAAACGGAACTCCCGTGGGTTACCGCATCTTAAAAACATTCGGACTTTTCCAACGCCCGGATAACGGCATCACCACTGACAAATGGGGGATCGAGTACTCCTTCGACTTCGGGAAGATCGAGGCGATCATGACATCAATTCTCGTGGACGGAGCATTTTTCCACACCAAAACATTCGACAACAGCCTCAAAATGAATCATGAAACTCGCTATATAAATAATGAACCTTATCCTTATGTCGGGTTGTACGTGGGCGGTACCAATGTCGGAAACGGGAATCTGTACCAACGCTTGAACACGAACGTGCGTTTAGTGACCCACATCCCCCAATTACGACTTGTGTTCACGTTAGGCGCTCAATGCGTGTGGATGGATAAATCGAAAGCCTTATCGAAATACCAAGGACAATGCCTGGCTTACATGAAAGACAACGACGGGAACATAATTGAAGGAGATGTAGAAAAAGACAAAACCTATAATAAGTATATAAATCCGGTTGCATACATGGATCGGGACGGAGCTATTCACCCGTTCACAGAAACGGAAGCAAACGATCCGGTATTCCAACACATGATCAAAAGCGATAAATCTACCTATTTCGTGGAAGACTCTCTTGATCCGTATTTCATGTTGAACCTGCGTATGACGAAAGAAATCGGGAAATTAGCCTCTCTTTCTTTCTATGCGAACAACTTCACAAATGCCAAACCTTGGAGATATTACAAATCCAGCGGTTCTGACTTTAGAGTAAACAGTGACATTAGTTTTGGTGCTGAAATCAGTCTGAAATTTTAA
- a CDS encoding Spy/CpxP family protein refolding chaperone, translating into MKKINKKYLIYWVNIILLMLNTALLVFFCFTPEKTVYKSENSTISNEFLRKELNFTDEQYKLINELDKDVLRRHQTVLKLLCQRRYQMLNELAKPNPSTEELNKIATSVGHLHKALKTQTARHLLNIKKVCTPEQSKKLEKMFIDLLEINKHCSECAEKCTDQEKCKRCNKFQNYKNIESDSLEINKDSIKNVVK; encoded by the coding sequence ATGAAAAAAATAAATAAAAAGTATTTGATTTACTGGGTGAACATTATTCTGCTGATGTTGAATACGGCTCTTCTCGTATTCTTCTGTTTCACACCCGAAAAAACAGTCTACAAGAGTGAAAACTCCACCATATCCAATGAATTTTTACGCAAAGAACTGAATTTCACTGATGAGCAGTATAAACTCATCAACGAATTGGATAAAGACGTCCTAAGAAGACACCAAACCGTATTAAAATTACTCTGCCAAAGACGTTATCAGATGTTGAACGAACTGGCTAAACCCAATCCGTCCACGGAAGAATTGAACAAGATTGCCACCTCCGTGGGACATTTGCATAAAGCATTGAAGACACAAACAGCACGACATTTACTCAATATAAAAAAGGTATGCACCCCAGAACAATCGAAAAAACTCGAAAAAATGTTTATCGATTTACTGGAGATTAACAAACATTGCTCGGAATGCGCAGAAAAATGTACGGATCAAGAAAAATGTAAACGATGCAATAAATTTCAGAACTACAAGAATATAGAATCCGATTCATTAGAGATAAACAAAGATTCTATAAAAAATGTCGTGAAATGA
- a CDS encoding RNA polymerase sigma factor → MGEKEMIKAILKGDQKAFKLLVDTYQLMVVNTCYAFVHDQDEAEDIAQDVFIQVFESLSTFRFQSKLSTWLYKIAVNRSINHCKSPRGRAIKVDIESWKQQEVALSPEMPQQQLLEEQEQLELLHRSIDRLPENQRTALILNKYEELSYKEIAEIMGTTLSSVESLLFRAKSNLEKIFNTK, encoded by the coding sequence ATGGGCGAAAAAGAGATGATAAAAGCGATACTTAAAGGCGATCAGAAAGCCTTTAAGCTATTGGTTGACACCTATCAACTGATGGTTGTCAATACTTGTTATGCTTTCGTTCATGATCAGGATGAGGCAGAAGATATCGCCCAAGACGTCTTTATCCAAGTCTTTGAGTCTCTAAGCACATTCCGGTTCCAAAGTAAATTATCCACATGGCTATACAAAATCGCGGTGAATAGATCCATTAATCACTGCAAATCCCCCAGGGGACGAGCCATAAAAGTCGATATTGAATCATGGAAACAACAAGAGGTGGCACTATCGCCTGAAATGCCACAACAACAGCTATTGGAAGAACAGGAACAATTGGAATTATTACACCGTTCCATTGACAGACTTCCTGAAAACCAGCGTACAGCATTAATCCTAAACAAGTATGAAGAACTTTCATACAAGGAAATTGCTGAGATCATGGGGACTACTCTCTCCTCCGTGGAATCGCTTCTTTTCCGTGCGAAAAGTAATCTTGAGAAAATATTCAACACGAAATAA
- a CDS encoding Fic family protein, whose protein sequence is MNAETNRIEYKQELTDDLEKESVAFLNYLEGGVLYIGIEKTGTAIGVTDIDRDILKIKDRLKNNITPSCMGLFDIATENIDSRDVIKITFASGPEKPYYIKKLGMSEKGTFIRVGTAAEPMPVKMIESLFAKRTRNSIGKIKAPNQNLNFEQLKIYYEGANKALNQQFATNLELLTEDGQYNYVAYLLADANGMSIKVAKYEGLDRVDLMENNEYGYCSLVKATKQVLDKINVENKTLAKITPKEREEKRIWNSVALREAVINAIVHNDYTSEVPPKFEFFDDRIEITSFGSLPQGMTEKEFFEGYSIPRNKELMRVFRDLDLVEHLGSGIPRILRCYGKECFKFTENFLRMTFPALEKTTPQVTPQVTPQVTPQVTPQVTPQVKELLKALTGEMNRLELQNRLNLSDREHFRRNYLKPALECGVIEMTKPDKPNSSTQRYRLTELGKQIIKV, encoded by the coding sequence ATGAATGCTGAAACAAACCGTATAGAATACAAACAAGAACTCACCGATGATTTAGAAAAAGAATCTGTAGCCTTTCTTAATTACCTAGAAGGAGGTGTACTCTATATCGGAATTGAAAAAACTGGCACAGCAATCGGAGTTACTGATATCGATCGTGACATACTCAAAATCAAAGATCGTTTGAAAAACAATATTACTCCATCTTGCATGGGATTATTTGATATAGCTACAGAAAATATTGATTCTAGGGATGTAATAAAAATCACATTTGCCAGTGGCCCCGAAAAACCTTATTATATAAAAAAGCTCGGGATGTCAGAAAAAGGTACATTCATTCGAGTGGGGACTGCTGCAGAACCCATGCCTGTAAAAATGATTGAATCACTCTTTGCTAAACGTACCCGCAATTCAATTGGCAAAATAAAAGCTCCCAACCAGAATCTTAATTTTGAGCAATTAAAAATATATTACGAGGGAGCTAACAAAGCATTAAATCAACAATTCGCAACGAACCTTGAATTGCTCACTGAAGATGGACAATATAACTACGTGGCCTATTTACTAGCAGACGCGAATGGCATGTCTATAAAAGTTGCTAAATATGAAGGCCTTGACCGTGTCGACTTAATGGAAAACAATGAATATGGTTATTGTTCGTTGGTCAAAGCAACTAAACAAGTATTGGATAAAATCAACGTTGAAAACAAGACCTTAGCAAAGATTACCCCAAAAGAACGAGAGGAAAAAAGAATATGGAATTCCGTTGCCTTACGAGAAGCAGTGATTAACGCTATAGTACACAATGATTACACGTCTGAAGTACCTCCTAAATTTGAATTTTTTGATGATCGAATAGAAATCACTTCATTTGGAAGTTTGCCACAAGGTATGACTGAAAAAGAATTCTTTGAAGGCTATTCCATACCCCGCAACAAAGAATTGATGCGAGTATTCAGAGACTTGGATTTAGTTGAACATCTAGGCTCCGGAATACCTCGTATTCTAAGGTGTTATGGGAAAGAATGCTTCAAATTCACAGAGAATTTTTTGCGTATGACATTCCCTGCTTTAGAAAAGACTACCCCCCAAGTTACCCCCCAAGTTACCCCGCAAGTTACCCCGCAAGTTACCCCGCAAGTTACCCCGCAAGTTAAAGAACTTTTAAAGGCATTGACTGGAGAAATGAATCGCTTAGAACTCCAAAACAGACTAAACCTTTCAGACAGAGAACACTTCCGGAGAAATTATTTAAAACCTGCACTAGAATGTGGTGTTATAGAAATGACAAAACCAGATAAACCCAATAGTAGCACTCAAAGGTACCGCCTGACAGAGCTAGGGAAACAAATAATTAAAGTATAA
- a CDS encoding fimbrillin family protein — MKIQDIYHLLQVALLLLLAACTKEELSAIQDEAQQLSITVTDGGYISATSADPNASPTTRTVEKDYATEFTTGDACGLYVVRGSQMIYSNVKLTAERDAATGNIVWKPDDGTMLSGGLSDEHYYLYYPYQANMDGKTATVPPGATLTDVSFFRPLVNSWQPQDDQSTHAAYTASDLMTAKGTAAKDANNTLRLSFSMTHRMALAVIEMPTTVYKFTDARIPDYTVITPTSFAGTAKPRRMEDAYRYVVHPNATSSPTIEGSYNGGNKEFSFTPSGLTAGKYKIYEVDNAPVTRKSYTIQVGDYLLTDGNLLPKDTPLTAEQKANVAAIVFWTPAETETTGRQTPASLTDDKIMAADFPACTHGLAVSFKNVSTAMVWQASSEFVKDFQNGTNFNPINKADYASIASDRGATDNINRILGYQNTQVLLAYNAYCKANGKDDYIVLPVAALANFPARNPAPANSTGWFLPSEKELHMLCYKDVDDVYKQSNDTYIQTRDIVNASLQTAGGNPLGAYSYWSSSEDASYRDLAFVVELGNAYVRTEYKKGSSVIHGCRVRAVCAF; from the coding sequence ATGAAGATACAAGACATATACCACCTCCTGCAAGTCGCGTTACTCTTGTTGCTTGCCGCCTGTACAAAAGAAGAGCTTTCTGCCATCCAAGACGAGGCGCAGCAACTCTCCATTACCGTTACTGACGGCGGATATATTTCTGCGACAAGTGCCGACCCGAATGCCAGTCCCACCACCCGCACCGTGGAAAAGGACTATGCAACAGAATTCACGACAGGCGATGCCTGTGGCCTCTATGTGGTGCGGGGCTCCCAGATGATCTATTCCAACGTGAAACTGACTGCCGAGAGGGATGCAGCCACGGGCAATATCGTCTGGAAACCCGATGATGGAACAATGCTTTCCGGCGGGCTGTCGGATGAACACTACTACCTCTACTACCCGTATCAGGCGAACATGGACGGCAAAACCGCTACCGTCCCGCCGGGTGCGACTCTGACGGACGTGTCGTTCTTCAGACCGCTCGTCAACTCGTGGCAGCCGCAGGATGACCAAAGCACCCATGCTGCCTACACGGCCTCCGATCTGATGACCGCCAAGGGTACTGCCGCTAAAGACGCAAATAACACTCTTCGGCTTTCCTTCTCCATGACCCACCGCATGGCATTGGCCGTCATCGAAATGCCGACGACCGTTTACAAGTTTACCGACGCAAGGATTCCCGACTACACCGTTATTACCCCGACCTCGTTCGCCGGCACGGCCAAACCAAGGCGTATGGAGGATGCATATCGCTACGTGGTGCACCCGAACGCAACATCTTCCCCGACCATCGAGGGAAGCTACAACGGCGGAAACAAGGAGTTCTCCTTCACCCCATCCGGTCTTACTGCCGGCAAATACAAGATATACGAGGTGGACAACGCACCCGTGACAAGGAAAAGTTACACGATACAGGTGGGAGACTACCTACTCACCGATGGTAACCTGCTTCCCAAGGATACACCCCTCACTGCCGAGCAGAAAGCAAACGTGGCAGCTATCGTATTTTGGACTCCGGCCGAAACCGAAACTACCGGACGGCAGACCCCCGCATCACTGACAGATGACAAGATTATGGCAGCAGATTTTCCTGCCTGTACCCACGGACTGGCCGTATCATTTAAAAATGTCTCAACAGCTATGGTATGGCAAGCCTCTTCCGAGTTCGTGAAAGATTTTCAGAACGGAACGAACTTCAACCCCATCAACAAAGCGGATTACGCATCCATCGCCTCAGATAGAGGAGCGACCGACAATATAAATCGAATCCTCGGCTACCAGAACACGCAAGTGCTGCTGGCATATAACGCTTATTGCAAGGCAAATGGCAAAGACGATTACATTGTTCTTCCTGTTGCTGCACTGGCAAACTTTCCCGCAAGAAATCCGGCACCGGCAAACAGCACCGGTTGGTTTCTTCCTTCGGAAAAGGAATTGCACATGCTTTGCTACAAGGATGTTGATGATGTTTATAAACAATCTAATGACACTTACATCCAGACCCGAGATATAGTCAACGCATCCTTGCAAACGGCCGGCGGTAATCCCTTGGGAGCTTATTCGTACTGGTCTTCTTCAGAGGACGCCTCCTACAGAGACCTCGCTTTTGTAGTGGAATTAGGGAATGCCTACGTGCGCACAGAATATAAGAAAGGTTCCAGCGTCATTCACGGATGCCGGGTGCGTGCCGTGTGTGCCTTTTAA
- a CDS encoding fimbrillin family protein, translating to MTKLQILYPILAVTLLLASCTADDHTTFVPNEAQRLSVTVTDGDYTSATTDDTSATSATRATENGYTTEFTEGDACGLFVVRSGQMIYSNEKLTAEKDAVTGNLVWKPEEGTTLFGGLSDEHYYLYYPYQASMDGKTAALTGNAPTDAEFFAPLIASWQPQEDQSTYDNYTKSDLMTAKGTAAKGANNTLRLSFAMTHRMALAVIEMPATTYKFENATDIPDFTTPVAASFTGNNLPFRNTDGCYRFLYNSATSPSLAGSYDNEQKEFSFSPSATAGSYKRYKVDGAATTVKKCTMQPGDFYCRDAEGNGYVIPQEASFALSQHQCIGIVYYLDDITGDNSGLLDTKFPNGTHGIVMSLWDIDENGEPKDGNGIMTWTYGDSESVYDWIKNNISILEAIGAIEIPDIQETDSYSGYANTCAIRAYNEHLSPDDNRRVKPLYALDAFSMKEAYKAPSNSSGWYWPSCEELKVMFLGQGNSKGTSGRDLLDGQIGKLPLKDTSKPEQPANAIKLGIAERWSSTEYNRQAEIAWNINSNGEAGKYPKYDEFMGYRVRPVLAF from the coding sequence ATGACAAAGCTACAAATTCTATATCCCATTTTGGCGGTGACGCTGTTGCTCGCGTCCTGCACTGCCGATGATCATACGACATTCGTCCCAAACGAAGCGCAACGGTTGTCCGTCACCGTTACTGACGGAGACTATACCTCCGCGACAACCGATGACACGAGTGCTACTTCCGCCACCCGTGCCACGGAGAACGGTTATACCACCGAGTTCACCGAAGGCGATGCCTGCGGCCTCTTCGTGGTGCGCAGCGGACAGATGATTTATTCCAACGAGAAACTGACTGCAGAAAAGGATGCCGTCACGGGCAACCTCGTATGGAAGCCCGAGGAGGGTACGACGCTTTTCGGCGGGCTATCGGACGAACACTATTATCTCTACTACCCCTATCAGGCAAGCATGGACGGAAAGACTGCAGCCCTTACGGGGAACGCACCGACCGATGCCGAGTTCTTTGCTCCGCTCATCGCCTCATGGCAGCCGCAAGAAGACCAAAGCACATACGACAACTACACGAAGAGCGACTTGATGACCGCTAAGGGAACCGCCGCCAAAGGCGCAAACAACACGCTTAGGCTATCTTTCGCCATGACCCACCGCATGGCTCTCGCCGTCATCGAGATGCCCGCAACGACATACAAGTTCGAGAACGCAACGGATATTCCCGACTTCACCACTCCGGTAGCGGCAAGTTTCACGGGGAATAACCTGCCATTCCGCAACACCGATGGCTGCTACCGTTTCCTCTACAACTCCGCCACCTCTCCCTCGCTCGCAGGCAGCTACGATAACGAGCAGAAAGAGTTCTCCTTCAGCCCCTCAGCCACGGCAGGCAGCTACAAACGCTATAAAGTGGACGGCGCAGCAACAACAGTAAAGAAGTGCACGATGCAGCCGGGTGATTTCTATTGCCGAGACGCGGAAGGCAACGGTTATGTCATTCCGCAGGAAGCCTCTTTCGCGTTAAGTCAACATCAGTGCATCGGAATCGTCTATTACTTAGACGATATAACCGGTGACAATTCCGGATTGCTGGACACGAAATTTCCCAATGGCACCCACGGCATCGTCATGTCACTCTGGGATATCGACGAAAACGGAGAGCCTAAAGATGGCAACGGAATAATGACTTGGACTTATGGCGATTCCGAGTCTGTCTACGACTGGATTAAAAACAATATTTCGATACTCGAAGCCATCGGCGCTATCGAAATACCCGATATACAGGAAACAGATTCTTATTCCGGCTATGCCAACACCTGCGCTATCCGTGCATATAACGAACATCTTTCGCCCGATGACAACAGACGGGTAAAACCGCTCTATGCCCTTGATGCTTTTTCGATGAAAGAGGCCTATAAAGCACCCTCCAACAGCAGCGGTTGGTACTGGCCTTCTTGTGAGGAATTGAAGGTCATGTTCCTGGGGCAGGGTAACAGCAAGGGTACATCCGGTCGTGACCTGCTTGACGGGCAGATAGGCAAACTTCCACTCAAAGACACCTCGAAACCCGAACAACCTGCAAATGCTATAAAGTTAGGGATTGCCGAACGCTGGTCGAGTACGGAGTACAACCGCCAGGCGGAAATCGCCTGGAACATAAACTCTAATGGCGAGGCGGGCAAATATCCTAAATACGACGAGTTCATGGGCTACAGGGTACGCCCTGTACTCGCATTCTGA